A genomic window from Montipora capricornis isolate CH-2021 chromosome 8, ASM3666992v2, whole genome shotgun sequence includes:
- the LOC138059798 gene encoding uncharacterized protein — protein MKISFDHELSKGDSKMTTMKTSTVLVILFVFACKGENLQCPKCFSKVSDEDCLARATVKPCKADETVCLSMAVHSTTTGSRYIWKCSTQKKYQIIEKHCRKPSFSTPSGEVWCEVGVVAAPDVVTK, from the exons ATGAAGATCTCATTTGACCATGAACTGAGTAAGGGAG atTCAAAGATGACAACCATGAAGACGTCTacagttcttgtaattttatTCGTTTTTGCTTGCAAAG GAGAAAATCTGCAATGCCCCAAATGTTTCAGTAAAGTCAGTGACGAAGACTGCCTCGCTCGTGCCACTGTCAAACCTTGCAAAGCTGACGAAACTGTTTGTCTATCCATGGCTGTACACTCAACTACCACAGGAAGCCGTTACATTTGGAAATGTAGCACTCAGAAGAAATATCAAATCATTGAAAAACATTGCAGGAAACCTAGTTTCTCAACACCTTCGGGAGAAGTCTGGTGCGAGGTTGGCGTGGTCGCTGCACCAGATGTGGTCACGAAGTAG